The stretch of DNA TCGCTGGGAGCAGTTCTGGTCGTTTTTTGTTAACCGTCATTTTCCCGAGTTTGGAACGTAATATCAGGCGTACACCCTTTTGACCCATGCTAGAAAAAAACATTTTATTACCATAATATCTCTTTGTTAAATTTCCAAAGGAACCATGAGAAACAATTCTGATAAAAGTGACCGGCGGGAACCCGCGGCCGGCACCCTGGGCACATTCGGCGGGGTATTTACCCCCAGCATCCTGACCATCCTGGGTATTATCCTTTTTTCGAGACTCGGCTATGTTGTGGGCAGCGGCGGCCTTGGCCGGACATTGGGCATCCTGCTGATTGCAAACGCCATATCGGTCCTTACCTCCCTTTCGCTCTCGGCTATTTCAACCAACATCCGCGTCAAGGTCGGCGGCGTCTACTACCTCATATCCAGAACCCTCGGCCTGGAATTCGGCGGCGCCATCGGCATTGTCATGTTTCTGGCCCAGTCGGTATCCATTGCGTTTTATTGCATCGGCTTCGGCGAGGTGCTGGCGGTAATCGTTGCCGCCGGAAACGTAAAGATTTTTTCCCAGATTGTGGCCTTATTGTCCCTGGCCGTCCTGTTTGCCCTTGCCTGGATGGGGGCGGACTTGGCCACCCGGTTTCAGTATGTGGTCATGGCTTTTCTCGGTGCGGCCCTGGTTTCCTTCTTTGTCGGTGGATTTGCCAACTGGAATGTTGAACTACTCGTTAAAAACTGGTCGACTCCTGAAAACGGCCTTCCGTTCTGGGCGCTTTTCAGCATCTACTTTCCGGCGGTAACCGGATTTACCCAGGGCTCCAGCATGTCCGGGGACCTGAAAGACCCCGGCAAAAGCCTTCCGCTGGGCACCTTGCTGGCCGTGGGCATATCCATTCTGGTCTATTTTTTGGTGCGGCGGTGCTCCTGGCCGGGTCCCTCCCGGGAAGTATCCTGGTCAGTGATTACGGGGCAATGAAACGGGTGTCCCTGGCGCGGTTTCTGATAGACGCCGGCGTCATTGCCGCAACCCTGTCGTCCGCCATGGCTTCATTTCTGGGAGCACCCCGCATTTTACAGTCCCTGGCCGCCGACCGTATTTTTCCCTTTCTTCTTCCTTTTGCCAAAGGGTCCGGTCCGGCCAATAATCCGCGCAGGGCGGTCCTGCTCTCTCTCGGCATCGCCCTGGCGACCACCGGGCTTGGCCGGCTCAACATCATCGCTCCGGTGGTGTCCATGTTTTTCCTGGTGTCCTACGGCCTTTTAAATTACGCCACCTATTATGAAGCCAAGGCCGCCAGCCCCTCATTCCGGCCCCGTTTCCGATGGTTCCACGCCCGCCTGAGCCTGCTCGGCGCCCTGGCCTGTCTATGCACGATGATGACCATCGATTTTACAGCAGGCATTGTCGCTGTGGCGGTGTTGTTTGCTATTTATCATTACTTAAAGCAGACTTCCGGGCCGGCCCGCTGGGCCGACAGCCAGCGATCCTATCATCTTCAGCAGGTTCGGGAGAATCTGTTGTTCGCGGCGGCGGAACCGGAACATCCCCGCAACTGGCGCCCCCAGGTGTTGCTATTCTCCGAAGATGCCAACCGCCGCAAACCGCTTCTCGATTTCGCTTCCTGGGTCCAGGGCCGCAGCGGTTTCACAACCGTGGTCCGCATCCTGGAGGGTGAGGGCATTCAGATGCTTCGACAAAAAGCAGAGGCCGAAACCGAACTGCAAAAAAGTATCCGGGAGCACGGCATATCGGCTTTTTCACTTGTGATGGCAGCCCCTGATTTGACTGTCGGAATCCATACGCTGGTTCAGGCCTTTGGCATCGGACCGCTGCGGGCCAATACCATTTTATTAAACTGGAAGGAACCGGTTCCGCTTGCCGGCCCTGACGCCAGCAAGGAGCCCTATGGCCGAAACCTGCGAACCGTTTTCCGGCTCGGTCGCAACATAGTGATTCTAGACGCGAAACCAAAAATATGGGAAGCGCTCGACTCCGTTCCCTCTGAAAAACGCCGGATCGATGTCTGGTGGTGTGAAGATGCCACCAGCGAACTGATGCTCCTGCTTGCCTATTTGATGACCCGCTGTGATGAATGGGCGGACGCATCCATTCGGGTTCTTGCCGCCTGCCCTGAACCGGAAGCGGAACAAGCGGTAGAGAATATACGCCAGCTGCTTGATGGCGCCCGTATTGAGGCGCAGCCCGAGGCGGTCACGGCGCCGAATACAGACATTGTTGCCGCCCGCTCAAAGGACGCCGCGCTGGTATTTCTTCCTTTTCGCCTGAAGGGGAGCCGACTCCTGGATCCATTCGGCGGTTCCCTGGAAGAACTCCTGCCCCGGCTGCCTTCGACGGTGCTGCTGCTGGCAGCTGAAGATATTGATCTGGATGCCGAACCGGAGGAAGGAAAGATCGCTGAGATCGCTGCGGTCATGGATGTGCTGGAAGCTGCCCGCAAAAAAGCCCGCAAAAAGGAAAAGGCAGCCGAGAAAGCACAGACAGAGGCGGAGCAGAAGGTCCAGGAAGTTCAGGCGGCGGCACAGTCTGAAACAGATTCAGAAAATCTTGCACGACTTAAACTTGAAGCCGAAGCAGCACAGAAAACAGCAGCACAGGCTTCCCAAAAAGCCGCCAAGGCAGCTGCAAAGGCCGATGACGCCGCCCAGGATGCAGAGGCGGCCGGTGTGCAGGTCCCGGAAGCCGACAAGTGATGAGGGGAAAGGGGGCCAGATGAGGCTATAAAGCTGGGAGGCTGGGAGGATTGAAAACCGAGACTCGATAAGTTTAAAGGGAAAGTACCAAACATCATTGCTTACAAGCATCCTGGCATTCAGGCAAAACGCAGAGCGTTTTTCAGCCTTGAACCCCTGAACCCTGTCCCGCCTTGGCGGGATTGAATCTTATAGTATCACCAGCGTTTTTTAATACGATTCTATATTTTCTCCAACAAGTACGACCGGCTCCCGATCCCGAGAGTCTCGGCGTAATCCAGCTGATGGGCCCAGTCCACCTGGGGATAGATCCCTTTGAACTTATCCTCACCGGCCGCCCGGTTTGTGTTAAGGCTTGATTCCGGCAGGGCCGCTTCCTGGTTCACCAGATCGACACTGGCCTGGTCGATGGCCACCGGGTCTTTGGATGCCAGAATGCCGATATCCCTGACCACCGACGCATCATTGTGGGCATAGCAGTCGCAGGCCGGGGATACATCCGTAATAAAATTTATAAACAGGGTTTTGTTTTCTTTTCCCTTCAGGACCCCCTCGGTATATTCCATCATATTTTCCAAAAAAACCGGAATGGCCTGGTTCCACTGAATCTGAATGGCGCTGCTGGGGCAGACCAGGATGCATTCGCCGCAGCCGATGCACTTTTCCACATCGATCAGGGCCTTTTCTTCAAACAGCGACAGTGCTTCCTGGGAGCAATGCTGGACACATTCGCCGCAGCCGATGCACTTTTTCTTTACGACTTTGGGGTTGAGGGTGGAATGCTGGGCCAGCTTCCCCCGGCGGGACGCGCACCCCATTCCCAGGTTTTTCAGGGTCCCGCCGAAACCGGAAAGTTCGTGCCCCTTGAAGTGGGCCACGGAAACCAGGCTATCCGCCTGAACGATCTCGGAAGCGATGTAAACCGTTTGAAACCGTTTCCGGTTGATGGATACGGCTGTTTCGCTTCTCCCCCTCAGCCCGTCGGCAATGATCAGCGGCGCATTCACCACTGCATAGGCAAATCCGTTGATGGTCGCGGTGGTTAAATGCGAAGGGGCATCGCTGCGGGTGCCGGCATAGAGCGTATTGGCGTCGGTTAAAAACGGGACGGCGCCCAAGGCCTTGATGCTTTCAACAATTTTTCGTAAAAAAACCGGCCGGATAAACGCAGTATTGCCCAGCTCGCCAAAGTGTAATTTGACTGCCGTAATATCCCGGCCGGCCACAGCTTGAGACAAACCGGCCGTTTCAATCAGCCGGCCTATCTTGGCAAGGAGGTTTTCCTTGAAGGTTGCTTTTAAATCGATCATATAAACGATGGGTTTCATCAAAACTCCTTAAAATATTTATCGGCCGTTTGGTTTATAGGAGCAGTTCTCAGGGGTCGGGGATCAGGGGTAATCATTATTTAGGGTCCTGGCCCCCCGACACCTGATCCCTGAAGGCTTGACGTTACTGTCTGCCCTCTCTAATGTCAAGTTGTTTGCCTTTTGGCGTTTATGAAAAATTGATCATTTGTCTTGACAGGCCAGCGACAATTGAAGTTACATATAAATTAAGGATCA from Desulfobacterales bacterium encodes:
- a CDS encoding DUF362 domain-containing protein, producing the protein MKPIVYMIDLKATFKENLLAKIGRLIETAGLSQAVAGRDITAVKLHFGELGNTAFIRPVFLRKIVESIKALGAVPFLTDANTLYAGTRSDAPSHLTTATINGFAYAVVNAPLIIADGLRGRSETAVSINRKRFQTVYIASEIVQADSLVSVAHFKGHELSGFGGTLKNLGMGCASRRGKLAQHSTLNPKVVKKKCIGCGECVQHCSQEALSLFEEKALIDVEKCIGCGECILVCPSSAIQIQWNQAIPVFLENMMEYTEGVLKGKENKTLFINFITDVSPACDCYAHNDASVVRDIGILASKDPVAIDQASVDLVNQEAALPESSLNTNRAAGEDKFKGIYPQVDWAHQLDYAETLGIGSRSYLLEKI